One segment of Theobroma cacao cultivar B97-61/B2 chromosome 9, Criollo_cocoa_genome_V2, whole genome shotgun sequence DNA contains the following:
- the LOC18590359 gene encoding pentatricopeptide repeat-containing protein At4g21065, protein MQSLLTCSSVIPSFPPFFLKHQTPKTAHFSQCNLIINHNLKQLKPTHFLKPHANPKPTLFYFNLYLRLYINAGFMQEARDLFDSMPERTLISWTILMSGYAKHGPTKEAMALFKEMLSGDQTVRPDSYVYAVVLRSCGEIRELGFGKGVHGQVLKKGEAFLDGFLENSLVNMYSSCAVLEDAVLIFDGIEKPGLVAWSSMLSAYVKNGFGKEGLNVFLDMVFKGIELDAFVFSMVMKACSNLEDLNMGIQIHGLMVKKGFGRGGCLFLDNSLMDFYAKCKNLKGFRRVFDQMYEKDLVSWNTLIMGYVHSFHYLEALRSFRLLMDEVCYCDDFTITSILKAISSLHDMDYGRQVHGYIVRTGLVLNNYAMCSLLDMYIECIKHESSDHCKQVPLKLYVGLERGESNGFIIASMLKWCSMLSNLDTGKLFHSLAKKLAVDSDPYVISSLIDMYSKCGMPEAALRVFERVENPGTAMCSALISGLSWNSWFVEALACFQKMQINGIEANEFTFTSVILASMALGDLRKGRELHGKILKTCYGSNASVVNMLINLYSELSDHQQALKLCSLILDAEISWNLLIQACLRANDYETIHKLLRRIQSCSGCIEPITVCDIFSSCASPVLLQMGMQAQAYMTKRGLLSHPTSGSGLIQMYSGCGQIAEADLVFELMPEKSSLSWTSIISAKVEHGHPSEALALFNDMRRRNKSVDRITLKSVLKACAQMGRVDEAHSLLMSMEVIYGVEPSEEHYSCIVEAFARAGMLEEVENFINENIPNKVGTMIWRTLLSSARIIGNMEVAKFALEKLLELDSSDCFARLLLKKVLVMFGKWKDASKTEVKTKRIGPTSSWIEVQNKIYEFVSDQNPTEEVSDKIAELEREMEELGYVADRNHLLHDAEEEEYDGVGLAHTEMKAIAFGLVSLPHGMPIRVVKSVRMCGTCHSACKFMSAFVDRELVVKDTFTFHHFRDGRCSCRDSW, encoded by the coding sequence ATGCAATCCCTGCTGACATGCTCCTCCGTTATCCCATCTTTCCCTCCATTTTTTCTTAAACACCAAACTCCCAAAACAGCCCATTTTTCTCAATGTAATCTCATTATTAATCACAATTTAAAACAGCTAAAACCAACCCATTTCCTTAAACCTCATGCTAATCCAAAACCAACCCTTTTTTACTTCAATCTTTACCTTCGGCTTTATATAAATGCAGGTTTCATGCAAGAAGCGCGTGACCTCTTTGATTCAATGCCTGAAAGAACTCTGATTTCTTGGACTATCCTCATGTCAGGCTATGCCAAACATGGTCCTACTAAGGAAGCCATGGCATTGTTTAAAGAGATGTTGTCTGGTGATCAAACTGTGCGTCCTGACTCGTATGTTTACGCGGTTGTGTTGAGAAGTTGTGGCGAAATAAGAGAATTGGGGTTTGGAAAAGGAGTTCATGGCCAAGTTTTGAAGAAAGGAGAGGCTTTTCTTGATGGGTTTTTAGAGAATTCTTTGGTGAATATGTATTCAAGTTGTGCGGTATTGGAAGATgctgttttgatttttgatgGGATTGAGAAGCCTGGTTTGGTTGCTTGGAGTTCAATGTTAAGTGCCTACGTGAAAAATGGATTTGGAAAAGAAGGGTTGAATGTTTTCTTAGATATGGTTTTTAAGGGAATTGAGTTGGATGCTTTTGTGTTTTCAATGGTTATGAAGGCATGTTCCAATTTGGAGGACTTGAACATGGGAATTCAAATTCATGGTTTAATGGTTAAGAAAGGTTTTGGGAGAGGGGGTTGTTTGTTTCTGGACAATAGTTTGATGGATTTTTATGCAAAATGTAAGAATTTGAAGGGATTCAGACGAGTTTTTGATCAGATGTATGAGAAAGATTTGGTTTCTTGGAACACATTAATTATGGGTTATGTACATAGTTTTCATTACCTTGAAGCTCTTAGGAGTTTTAGACTTTTGATGGAtgaagtttgttattgtgatGATTTCACTATAACAAGTATTCTCAAGGCAATTTCTAGTTTACATGACATGGATTATGGCAGGCAGGTTCATGGATATATAGTTAGGACAGGTTTAGTATTAAATAACTATGCAATGTGCTCACTTTTGGATATGTATATTGAGTGCATTAAGCACGAGAGCTCAGATCACTGCAAACAAGTTCCTCTAAAGTTGTATGTTGGCTTAGAAAGAGGAGAATCTAATGGGTTTATTATTGCAAGCATGCTAAAATGGTGCTCTATGTTATCAAATCTTGATACTGGGAAACTATTCCACTCCCTGGCCAAGAAACTTGCTGTAGATTCTGATCCATATGTTATAAGCTCATTGATTGATATGTATTCCAAGTGTGGGATGCCAGAGGCTGCTTTAAGGGTTTTTGAAAGAGTAGAAAACCCTGGCACTGCAATGTGCTCAGCTTTAATTTCTGGACTTTCTTGGAACAGTTGGTTTGTGGAAGCACTAGCGTGTTTCCAAAAAATGCAGATTAATGGTATTGAAGCAAATGAGTTCACCTTTACTTCTGTTATTTTAGCTAGTATGGCTTTAGGTGATCTTAGGAAGGGAAGAGAATTACATGGAAAGATACTCAAAACTTGTTATGGATCAAATGCTTCTGTTGTTAACATGCTCATTAATCTCTATTCAGAATTATCAGATCATCAACAAGCACTCAAGCTATGTTCCTTGATTTTGGATGCTGAGATATCGTGGAATTTATTGATACAGGCCTGCCTCAGGGCAAATGACTATGAAACGATTCACAAACTTCTCAGGAGGATTCAATCGTGCTCTGGTTGTATTGAGCCAATCACTGTTTGTGATATTTTCAGCTCCTGTGCCAGCCCAGTGCTTTTGCAAATGGGAATGCAAGCTCAGGCTTACATGACCAAAAGGGGTCTTCTCTCACATCCTACAAGTGGCAGTGGTCTCATTCAGATGTATTCTGGATGTGGACAAATTGCAGAGGCAGATTTGGTCTTTGAGTTGATGCCGGAGAAGAGTTCTCTTTCTTGGACATCTATCATCTCTGCAAAAGTGGAGCATGGCCATCCATCCGAAGCTCTGGCTTTGTTTAATGATATGAGAAGAAGGAATAAATCAGTGGACCGAATTACTTTAAAATCAGTCTTGAAGGCTTGTGCCCAAATGGGTCGGGTCGATGAGGCACATAGTTTATTAATGTCCATGGAAGTGATTTATGGAGTTGAGCCATCAGAAGAGCATTATTCCTGCATTGTTGAAGCTTTTGCACGAGCTGGAATGCTAGAAGAAGTTGAGAACTTTATCAATGAGAATATTCCGAATAAAGTAGGCACAATGATTTGGAGAACTCTTCTTTCATCTGCCCGAATTATTGGAAATATGGAGGTGGCAAAATTTGCTTTAGAGAAGCTATTAGAACTAGATTCAAGTGACTGCTTTGCAAGGCTACTGCTTAAGAAGGTCCTGGTGATGTTTGGTAAGTGGAAAGATGCATCGAAGACGGAAGTTAAAACTAAAAGAATTGGGCCAACTTCTAGTTGGATAGaagtgcaaaacaaaatatatgaatttgtCTCAGACCAAAATCCAACTGAAGAAGTCTCTGACAAAATAGCTGAACTAGAAAGAGAGATGGAGGAGTTGGGATATGTAGCAGATAGAAACCATTTGCTGCATGATGCAGAAGAGGAAGAATATGATGGTGTGGGTCTTGCTCATACTGAGATGAAGGCCATTGCATTTGGGCTCGTATCATTACCCCATGGAATGCCTATAAGGGTGGTTAAGAGTGTTAGGATGTGTGGTACTTGTCATTCAGCATGCAAGTTCATGTCAGCCTTTGTAGATCGAGAATTGGTTGTCAAGGACACTTTCACTTTTCACCACTTCAGAGATGGAAGATGCAGTTGTCGAGATTCATGGTAG
- the LOC18590360 gene encoding uncharacterized protein LOC18590360 isoform X1, with product MDVDSQPTMEETILVGDDLMMGLPSPVIPQEIASHVLQGVDLCDGILRNLFLCLQINDIEPFCQDELALYRQCAEKRDKELRQRLQDSERKLGLSMPLDQAKERTGQLESEVTSLERRLILASGIEGIEGFRQRWSLHGRLTDTKRRLESLKLGMENRKEDEPSKSPTRKRWFFW from the exons ATGGATG TTGATTCACAACCAACTATGGAGGAAACTATATTGGTTGGCGATGATCTAATGATGGGGCTACCATCTCCTGTCATCCCACAAGAAATTGCATCTCATGTGCTTCAAGGTGTCGATTTATGTGATGGGATTTTACGCAATTTATTCTTGT GTCTGCAGATTAATGATATTGAGCCATTCTGTCAAGATGAGCTTGCATTATATCGACAATGTGCTGAAAAGAGA GACAAGGAACTAAGGCAACGGCTTCAAGATAGTGAGAGAAAGTTGGGGTTGTCAATGCCTTTAGATCAGGCAAAGGAAAGAACTGGTCAGCTTGAATCGGAAGTCACGTCATTAGAGAG GCGCTTGATTCTGGCAAGTGGAATTGAAGGCATCGAAGGATTTCGTCAGAGATGGAGCCTGCATGGACGTCTTACAGATACCAA GAGAAGGCTGGAGTCTTTAAAGCTGGGAATGGAGAACAGAAAAGAGGATGAACCAAGCAAAAGTCCTACTAGGAAAAGATGGTTCTTTTGGTGA
- the LOC18590360 gene encoding uncharacterized protein LOC18590360 isoform X2, with the protein MDVDSQPTMEETILVGDDLMMGLPSPVIPQEIASHVLQGLQINDIEPFCQDELALYRQCAEKRDKELRQRLQDSERKLGLSMPLDQAKERTGQLESEVTSLERRLILASGIEGIEGFRQRWSLHGRLTDTKRRLESLKLGMENRKEDEPSKSPTRKRWFFW; encoded by the exons ATGGATG TTGATTCACAACCAACTATGGAGGAAACTATATTGGTTGGCGATGATCTAATGATGGGGCTACCATCTCCTGTCATCCCACAAGAAATTGCATCTCATGTGCTTCAAG GTCTGCAGATTAATGATATTGAGCCATTCTGTCAAGATGAGCTTGCATTATATCGACAATGTGCTGAAAAGAGA GACAAGGAACTAAGGCAACGGCTTCAAGATAGTGAGAGAAAGTTGGGGTTGTCAATGCCTTTAGATCAGGCAAAGGAAAGAACTGGTCAGCTTGAATCGGAAGTCACGTCATTAGAGAG GCGCTTGATTCTGGCAAGTGGAATTGAAGGCATCGAAGGATTTCGTCAGAGATGGAGCCTGCATGGACGTCTTACAGATACCAA GAGAAGGCTGGAGTCTTTAAAGCTGGGAATGGAGAACAGAAAAGAGGATGAACCAAGCAAAAGTCCTACTAGGAAAAGATGGTTCTTTTGGTGA